TAATAGCCGAAGCCATGTCAAAGATAGAAGAGGCATTCGGCATAGTTGGATGCAGACTTGTAAGATTGGACTGTTCTGACGTTTTAGTTGGATATTACGAGAAACGTGGATTCCATTTTGTCCAAAAAAAACACTGAGAAAGACCTCAATCAGATGATTAAACTTTTAGGCGAAACACGGACCAAAAATGAAAGTGCCAGATGCTGAAAAAAATCAGATCTTGTAGTTGGACCAGCAGAGCTCGTGGGTCTCTGTGTGGAGTCCCGACGGGGTGTGGTCGGTCCTGATCATGCGGAAGACGATGTTGTCCTTCCCGACGAAAGCCCTCTCGGAAACCCCGTCGTGCTCGGCCTCCATTATGCTCACGTAGACGTGGCCGAACTGCGTTGACATGTTGTCGGAGCCCCTCTTCTCGAAGTCGCTGATGTCGAAGACATAACATCCGCAGGACGTGTCGGACTCGATCTCGGTCTGGTCCGCGTTGTTGATGTCGCGGACGACGGTGACCCTGTCCCCCTCTATGGCCTTGATGGTGAAACGCTCGATAACGGTCTCCCTGGTCACGCGTCCGCCGACTGTCTCGGTGAACTGATATGCGAACCATGTGCCCGGGGTGATCTCTGCCATAGTTTTCAATCCAACCCTACAGGTCTGGGATTTATAAAGGTTGTTAAGGAATCCGGGGTCCCAGCGCGAATCTGGACTATCATCCAAGGTAACGAATGCGCATAAACCTGCAGTCAGTCCTTTCCGGGGATCCTGCAGCCGTCCGGTCCGCAGACGGCCCCCTCGGGCGCCTTCTTCAGCTCACCCGAGTTCTCCAGCTCCCCCTTCACCAGCCCCGCGAACTCCTCGGTGGAGGGCGCTCCGGGGACGCCGTACCTCCCGACGATGTAGAACGGCACCGCATTGAGCCCGTAGCCCCGGGCCTCCCTCTCGTCGGCCAGGACCTGGTCCGCGAACCTGTCGGAGGACAGGACCTCCCTGACCTCCTCCCCGTCGAACCCGCACTCCTCGGCTAGCCCTTGGAGGACGTCGTGGTCCGCGATTAGTACGCAGTCCCCGAAGAACGCCTGGAACAGCCTCAGGGCCATCCTCTCGCCCTCCTCCTTCCCGTGGGAGAAGGCCATCTTCATCAGCCTGTGGGCGTCGAAGGTGTTGCAGCTTTGGACGTCCGCGTACCTGAACTCCAGACCCTCCTTCGCCCCCATCGCGGAGATCGCGTCCACCCTCTCCTTCGCCTCGGAGAGGGACATCCCGTAGTGCTTGGCCATGCCGGTTACCATGTCGTTCCTGGGCTTGGGCCCCGCCTGCGGGGTGAGCTGGAAGGACTTCAGCTCCATCTCCACCAGATCCTCGGCGCCGATGCTCCTGATAGCGTTCTTGAGGCGGGTGTCCCCGATGTAGCAGAACGGGCAGGAGAAGTCCGTCCAGTAGGTGATCTTCATGCACCCGCAATCTCCCTCCTAGGTTATAAACGCGCGAGCCGCGCGCATCCGCGATTGAGGGATTCCGAAAATATATTAATACAACCGCAAACATAGCGCGATTCCATGTATGTCTACATTTTGGGCGGCTTCCTCGGAAGCGGGAAGACCAGCCTCCTGATGAGACTCGCCAGCATGTTCAGCGAAAAGAAACAGAAGGTAGCCATCCTCGTCAACGAGTCCGGAGAGATCGGTGTCGACGGGGCCACCCTCAAGGCCCAGGGATACGACGCCGTGGAGCTCCCCTCCGGATGCGTCTGCTGCACCCTCGCGGGCACCCTCCAGACCGCCCTCGTGAACATCGTCAACGACATCGACCCCGACGTGGTCATCATCGAGCCTACCGGACTCGCGCTCCCCCACAAGGTGAAGGATCTCGTTTCCTCCGCGGACGTGGACGAGGACAGGGACATCATCATCGGCATCGCCGATATCCAGAGGTTCAACGACCTCATCAAGAAGAAGGAAGAGTTCTTCACCAGGCAGATGCAGGGCTCCGACTTCATCCTGATCAACAAGTGCGACCTCGCCAAGGACGGCGAGATCGAGGAAGCCACCAAGTGGCTGAACGAGCGCTTCCCGGACAAGGAGATAATCCCCGTGTCCGTGAAGGAAGGTACCAACCTCGACAAGGTATACGGGATGATGGAATGAGCGAGGAACACGTACACTCTTCGATCGAGGAGGCCGGGGGCGCGGCCACCGGCTTCACCGGCACCATCGAGAACTGGAACGCGGACGCCGAGGCGAGGTTCGCCGACACCCTCATGGAGGTCGGTAAGTTCGTCCAGGGGGAGTCCGGATGCCTTCTCGGACACATCAAGGCGGCCGTCTTCAAGGACGACGGCAACGGCCTCACCCTCAACCTGATCGACATGGACAACGGCGTCGAGCACCACGGCACCCTTGCCAGGAACGATCTCGTCAAGTTCAACTTCATGTGCGCTGTCCTCGATGTCGACGAGGACGAGCTCCAGCACTTCATGCTCCACGCCATCGACGACTCCGGCCTCGATTACCACATCGACATCGAGTCCCTGAGGCACCACCACGAGCACCATCACCATGACGAGGAGTGCACCTGCGGCCACCACCATCACCATGACGAGAGCTGTCCCTGCCATGGGCACGAGCATGAGCACCACCATCACCATGACGAGAGCGAGTGCACCTGCGGGCATCATGACCACCATGACGAGGACTGCCCGTGCCATGAGCATGAGCACGAGCATGAGCACCACCATGACGGCGGGTGCTGTCACCACCATCACGACGAGTGATGGAAACGGGGGGTAAATCCCCCCTCCTTTTTACAAGTGCCAGATTGTCAGAATCTTCTCTTCTTGAACCCAGAACCGTTCCTGGGTTTCCTGTTGGGGTCGTAGGCCTTTAGCCACTTTACTAGGTCCGCATCCGCATCGGTCCACTCCGGGGTCTCGCCCACATCGATGTACTCGTGGTACCACTCCTCCGCGTCCTTCATGGGCTCGGACATGTCGGGCTTCTGCATCACGATGAGGACGGTGTTCTCCTCCGTGGGCACCCAGAAGTTCGGGCGGTCGTAATCCTCGTCCTCGAGGAACCCCACTGCGAAAACGATGGTGTCCAGCCTGCTGAGTTCGGCGTACAGGCCCGCCTGGAGGATGTAGGACTCCGGTACCTTGGTGTAGTTCCCGTCCTCGTCCAGCCATTTCTCCCTGTCATGGGAGGTCTTGATCTCCAGTATCGCCTTCCTCTTCTCCCCGTATGCGACGTACCCGTCCACCAGTCCGCCGAAGGTGCTGTTGTCGTGGAAGTGGTCGTAACCGCAGGTCTCCTTGTCGACGGGTTCCTCGATGATCACCTGGGTGCCGTCGGGCAGCCCCATCATCGCAGCGACCTTGGAGGCATTCTTGCGGACGTAGCTGCGGATCTTCGGCTCGAGGATGTTCCCCGCATCGATGAACTTGTTCGGCGGGTCGCCGGGGTAGATCCTGGCGAGCTCCAGGGCCACCTTGAACGGGGTGGAGAAATCGCTCACGCCCAGGATTGCCCCGAGCTTGGTGCCGGTGATCTTCTTCTTCCTGTAGATGTCGAAGGAGACCACCTTCGCCGATTCGTCTATCTCCACAACGTTTGCCCTGCCGTCGAATGCCATGGTCACCCGATAGCATAACGAATATATAACGTCTACAATGTTATAGAATCAGAGGAAACATGTCAATTCTTGCCGTCTGGCACAGATTTCTTCTGGATCTTGTAGATCATCTTCCTGATGCTCGAACGGGGCATGAACCTCTCGAAGAATATCGCCAGTTTGAACGGCGTCCCGCATACGATGATGACCTTCCCCCTCATCGCCTTCCTGATGCCGTAGGCCGCGATGGCATCCGGGTCGGCGGAAGAGGACTGCTTGAAGACGTTCTTGCCGGTCGCGTTCGCGGTCTCGGCGAAGCGGGTGTTGGTGGGCCCGGGGCAGAGCGCGGAGACCGTCACCCCCGTACCCCTGAGCTCGACGTCCAGGGCCTCGGTGAAACTGAGGACGAATGCCTTGGAGGCGTAATAGACGGACATCAGCGGTCCGGGCTGGAACGAGGCCACGGATGCGACGTTGAGGATCTTCCCGGAGCGCCTCTCGATCATTCCCGGGAGGAAGTACCTTGTGAGCAGCGTGAGGGAGATGTCGTTGACGTGTATCATCTCGGCCTGCTTCTTGGGATCGCATTCCGCGAAAAGACCCAGATCTCCGAAACCCGCACAGTTCACCAGGAGGTCTATGCTGATTCCGAATTCCTCCGCCTCCCTGAATACCTGCTCGGCGGCGCCGTCCTCCGCAAGGTCGGCATCGATGATCTTGATCTTCACCTCGTTGAGGACGTTGAACTCGCTGCGGAGGGCATCGAGGACCTGATGGTTGCGTCCCACCAGAACCAGGTTCCAGCCTTCCTTCGCGAGAAGTCTGGCGATGGACTTCCCGATGCCGCTGGATGCTCCGGTGATAAGGGCCTCTCTGCTCATCGCCACACAATCATTGTCCGCATATTTACCGATTGAGCATGTCAACTGAATTCAAAACGGAGTGCGGGGGAGGGGATTTGAACCCCTGGACCACTGAGGACAGGATCCTAAGTCCTGCGCCGTTTCCTAACTTGGCTACCCCCGCGGGATGGCGGTACGATTGCTTCCCGCTATTAGAACGTTACAACCCTATTTTAAGAGGGTACGCATTACGCCGTAACATCAAAGAGGAATGACATGGCAGACCTACTAGCCGAAAGCGGTAAGCAGCTCCTCCTCGGGAACGAGGCCATCACCAGGGGCCTCTTCGAGGCGGGAGTGAAGTTCGCGTCCACCTACCCCGGCACGCCCTCCTCCGAGGTCGGGAACCTCCTAGAGGAGCTCTCCGAGAGGGCCGGGATGTATTTCGAGTTCTCATCCAACGAGAAGACCGCCATGGAGGTCTCCGCCGCGGCGGCATCCTCCGGCGTGAGGTCCTTCGTGTTCATGAAGCACGTGGGGCTCAACGCGGCGGCCGACCCCCTCATGACCCTCACCTACGCCGGGGTCAGGGGTGGCATGCTCATCATGAGCGCGGACGACCCGTCCGCACACAGCTCCCAGAACGAGCAGGACAACAGGTACTACGCCACCCTGGCGCTCATGCCCATGGTGGAGCCCTCCAATCCCCAGGAGGCCAAGGACTTCATCGCCCCCGCATACGAGATCTCCGAGAATCTCGGTCTCCCCGTGCTCTTCAGGACCACCACCCGCGTCAACCACGCCAGAGGAGTGGTCACCCTCGGTAAGATCAGGAACGACACCCCCCTGAGGGGACACTTCGAGAAGGACGACAAGTCCTTCGTCAACATCCCCGCCTTCGCGGTCGGTAACAGGGTCCGTCTCCTGGAGAGGAACAAGGCCGCCCTCCAGATGTCCGAGGAGTCCCCCCTCAACAGGATCGAGGGCGACGGCGACATCGGAGTGATCACCTCCGGCGTCTCGTACTGCTACGTCAAGGAGTGCCTCTCCGGTGTCAGCATCCTCAAGCTCGGGTTCACAAACCCCGTCCCTGAGAAGAAGATCGCGGACTTCGTCCGCGGTAAGAAGATGATCATCGTCGTGGAGGAGCTGGAGCCCTTCCTGGAAGACCAGGTCCTCAGGATCATCGCACAGAACAACCTGGGCGTCCCTGTCCGCGGGAAGAGGGACGGGACCCTGCCCAGGGAGTGGGAGTTCTCCCCCGACACCATGCAGAGGCTCAAGGGCCTCGTGAAGGTGAACGAGGCCGCGGTCCCCATGCCCAAGTCCAACGTCACCCTGCCGGGACGTCCCCCGTCCCTCTGCGCCGGATGCCCCCACAGGGGGATGTACGCGGCCACCAAGAAGGCCGTGGGTAACACCCCCGTCGTTTACTGCTCCGACATCGGATGCTACACCCTCGGGGTCCAGCCTCCCTTCAGGACCGCCGACTTCATCATCTGCATGGGAGGGGGCGCCGGGGCCGCGGGAGGATTCGCCCAGGCCACCGACCAGAAGCCCATCGCGTTCATCGGGGACTCCACCTTCTTCCACAGCGGCGTCCCCCCGCTCACCTCCGCCCTGTTCAACCACCACAACATCGTGATGGTCATCCTGGACAACAGGACCACCGCCATGACCGGCCACCAGCCCAACCCGGGGACCGGGAGGCACTTCGGCGGCATCGACACCGACGCCGTGGACATCGAGAGCCTGGTGAAGGGAATAGGCATCAAGTTCGTCGAGACCGTCGATCCATACAAGGTCAAGGAGTGCGTGGACGTCATGAAGAGGGCAATCGCCTTCGACGGCGTCGCGGTGGTCATCTCCAAGTGCCCCTGCCCCCTGCTCCTGAAGAAGGAGAGGATGCTCGCCAAGAGGTCCGCCACCGTGGACGTCTCCAAGTGCGTCAAGTGCTACACCTGCCTGAAGATGATCGCCTGCCCCGCCCTCGTGAAGCAGGAGGACGGCACCGTGCAGACCGATCCCTCCCAGTGCATCGGGTGTGGGATGTGCGCCGACGTCTGCCCCAAGAAGGTCATCGAGGTGAGACAGTGAAGTATTCCGTCCAGATCGTCGGAGTGGGAGGACAGGGGGTCCTCCTCGCGTCCATGGTCCTCGGCAACGCCGCCATGGAGTCCGGATACAACGTCATGATGAGCGAGGTCCACGGTATGGCCCAGAGGGGCGGTTCCGTCCTGTCTACCCTCCGCTTCGGGGACGAGGTCTACTCCCCCCTCGAGGCCTCCGGCGGCGCGGACCTCATCATGGCCTTCGAGCCCGTCGAGGCCGTCAGGTCCATGGGCCTCGGCAACAGGGAGACCCGGATCCTCATGAACCTGGATCCCGTCTACCCCGGCAACGTCGCCGCGGGATTCGAGGAATACCCCAAGATCGAGGACCTTCTGGAGTCCATCACATCCCAGAACTCCCACGTTGCCACCATCTCCGCGACCGAGATCGCCATAAAGGCGGGCAAGGCCGTGGCAGCTAACGCCGTGATGATCGGTGCCGTGGCAGCCATGCAGGGATTCCCGCTGAAGAAGGACGTCCTCAAGAGGATCCTCCTCGACACCGTCCCCGAGAAGTTCAGGGACCTCAACGAGAAGGCCTTCGAGATGGGATTCGAGGCGATGGCCCCGAAGAACTGAAACGATCATTACCGCCCCTCCGGGGGCGGGATTTCTAACATGTTCGTATCAAGAACCAATATCCCCGGGGGAGATATGTCCCCGATCCTTACATGACCAAGGTCAAGTTCTGCGGAATGAGATACCCTGCCGACATCGAGAAAGTCAACCTTCTGAGGCCC
This is a stretch of genomic DNA from Thermoplasmatales archaeon BRNA1. It encodes these proteins:
- a CDS encoding Short-chain dehydrogenase of various substrate specificities; translated protein: MSREALITGASSGIGKSIARLLAKEGWNLVLVGRNHQVLDALRSEFNVLNEVKIKIIDADLAEDGAAEQVFREAEEFGISIDLLVNCAGFGDLGLFAECDPKKQAEMIHVNDISLTLLTRYFLPGMIERRSGKILNVASVASFQPGPLMSVYYASKAFVLSFTEALDVELRGTGVTVSALCPGPTNTRFAETANATGKNVFKQSSSADPDAIAAYGIRKAMRGKVIIVCGTPFKLAIFFERFMPRSSIRKMIYKIQKKSVPDGKN
- a CDS encoding indolepyruvate ferredoxin oxidoreductase, alpha subunit produces the protein MADLLAESGKQLLLGNEAITRGLFEAGVKFASTYPGTPSSEVGNLLEELSERAGMYFEFSSNEKTAMEVSAAAASSGVRSFVFMKHVGLNAAADPLMTLTYAGVRGGMLIMSADDPSAHSSQNEQDNRYYATLALMPMVEPSNPQEAKDFIAPAYEISENLGLPVLFRTTTRVNHARGVVTLGKIRNDTPLRGHFEKDDKSFVNIPAFAVGNRVRLLERNKAALQMSEESPLNRIEGDGDIGVITSGVSYCYVKECLSGVSILKLGFTNPVPEKKIADFVRGKKMIIVVEELEPFLEDQVLRIIAQNNLGVPVRGKRDGTLPREWEFSPDTMQRLKGLVKVNEAAVPMPKSNVTLPGRPPSLCAGCPHRGMYAATKKAVGNTPVVYCSDIGCYTLGVQPPFRTADFIICMGGGAGAAGGFAQATDQKPIAFIGDSTFFHSGVPPLTSALFNHHNIVMVILDNRTTAMTGHQPNPGTGRHFGGIDTDAVDIESLVKGIGIKFVETVDPYKVKECVDVMKRAIAFDGVAVVISKCPCPLLLKKERMLAKRSATVDVSKCVKCYTCLKMIACPALVKQEDGTVQTDPSQCIGCGMCADVCPKKVIEVRQ
- a CDS encoding putative dithiol-disulfide isomerase involved in polyketide biosynthesis, whose translation is MKITYWTDFSCPFCYIGDTRLKNAIRSIGAEDLVEMELKSFQLTPQAGPKPRNDMVTGMAKHYGMSLSEAKERVDAISAMGAKEGLEFRYADVQSCNTFDAHRLMKMAFSHGKEEGERMALRLFQAFFGDCVLIADHDVLQGLAEECGFDGEEVREVLSSDRFADQVLADEREARGYGLNAVPFYIVGRYGVPGAPSTEEFAGLVKGELENSGELKKAPEGAVCGPDGCRIPGKD
- a CDS encoding putative GTPases (G3E family), whose amino-acid sequence is MYVYILGGFLGSGKTSLLMRLASMFSEKKQKVAILVNESGEIGVDGATLKAQGYDAVELPSGCVCCTLAGTLQTALVNIVNDIDPDVVIIEPTGLALPHKVKDLVSSADVDEDRDIIIGIADIQRFNDLIKKKEEFFTRQMQGSDFILINKCDLAKDGEIEEATKWLNERFPDKEIIPVSVKEGTNLDKVYGMME
- a CDS encoding Pyruvate:ferredoxin oxidoreductase-related 2-oxoacid:ferredoxin oxidoreductase, gamma subunit; amino-acid sequence: MKYSVQIVGVGGQGVLLASMVLGNAAMESGYNVMMSEVHGMAQRGGSVLSTLRFGDEVYSPLEASGGADLIMAFEPVEAVRSMGLGNRETRILMNLDPVYPGNVAAGFEEYPKIEDLLESITSQNSHVATISATEIAIKAGKAVAANAVMIGAVAAMQGFPLKKDVLKRILLDTVPEKFRDLNEKAFEMGFEAMAPKN
- a CDS encoding YqaJ viral recombinase family gives rise to the protein MAFDGRANVVEIDESAKVVSFDIYRKKKITGTKLGAILGVSDFSTPFKVALELARIYPGDPPNKFIDAGNILEPKIRSYVRKNASKVAAMMGLPDGTQVIIEEPVDKETCGYDHFHDNSTFGGLVDGYVAYGEKRKAILEIKTSHDREKWLDEDGNYTKVPESYILQAGLYAELSRLDTIVFAVGFLEDEDYDRPNFWVPTEENTVLIVMQKPDMSEPMKDAEEWYHEYIDVGETPEWTDADADLVKWLKAYDPNRKPRNGSGFKKRRF